A window of Dysidea avara chromosome 1, odDysAvar1.4, whole genome shotgun sequence genomic DNA:
TTTAGTTTTGCGTGATAAGTTGGccttatatatcaaaagaatcgccAATGAATGGCGAATACAATAGCCCCTGTTTCGATCTAATAGCTACGTTTGTTGCGgagttatagctctttgtttactgccaataatcttggacgtaatattacggcgtTGGGCTTTTGAGCAATACTTACTTTGGATGTAATATTACGGCAgcagtccttaaagggttaagcggtcacctgtctaacacTTACAAATTGCTGTACACATATTTTCAACTCTCACAGAGTGGTTGCTGCCTTATAAAGAGAAGTTGGGGCTCTATTTCAGTAAACTCACAATTATCACAGTATAATCCATCTGGCCTCaaccatatgcatgcatgcacactcacacacacaaatgaTCAATGTGAATAAAGTAGTTATGAAGTTTAAGTGGTAGGCATCAGGAACACAGAACAATTGACTGTACAGCAAAAAAATTTATAGGTGCTCTTTAGTCAGACATAAGTAACAAAGGAAACAAGCTGACATGCTGTATAGAATGAGATGGCAAAAGCAAAACCAGATGTCAACACCTAAGTAGGCAAGGTCAGTTGGACATTGATGAAatagctgggtgggctgcttccccagttaacaccagctAGAAGTTCCCCAATGAACTTTATCCGCAACTACATCAAAACAGAAAAATGGCCGACAGAGTGTGGTAGTTTGTACAGTAAGCCATTGGGAGAGATGGCGTTTTGCTCTGATAAGTTGATAATGTTTATGCAGTTCAGCAGGGGCtaggtgaggcatacatacttacCTAAAAGACAAATTAGTTGTCTGGTTGGATTATTTCACACCGCAAATTCATGCTAATTAGTCTTTTACCTTCATTATCCCATGGCTCCATGTCCAGAAAGTTGTAAACTAGCGATGCACCGATAATTGGTGGATAATCAGAAATTGGCTTAATCGGCAATATTTTCAATATTGGTATCAGTAATTATTTTGCCAATATGTTTTTGCTGACCCAGATGATATTGCTTTCATAGAAAGTAGATCAAAATAGTGTTTTTAAATTGACAATTTCATCAAATTCGTGTGAAATCTTGGGAATTATAAACATTGGATCGGTTATAGATATTGGTCATCATGTGAATTATAATATCAGCAATTGGATAATCAGAAAAATCTcatattggtgcatcactattGTAAACAAAGTCTATTTTGATGAACACGCTACAAAGTATCGCCGATCACACCACCATTTTGTCAATTGTGATGTAATTGTGAATATAGCTCAATCATACAGTAATCAAATTCTTACTCAAAATACTACCAAAGTGACACACATGCACgaatttttgtacatgtacacccCTGTACAAATTGTTGTATACGTATGTACAAATTGTTGTATACGTATGTACAAATTTTCCAAGGGACGTAATTTTCTGCAGATTAACTTTTCAGGATACTTTGCAGGTTTATTTTTGAGAATCACTCGTACTTCACTGAGGTTAACTGTCGATCCTAAAACTGTTACAATTGCtaatttttgaggatgaaaaAATTCGTAGACAGCTAGCCAACCAACCGTAAAAATGATATCCCTTGAAAATTGTATGCACACGGTACATGTACACTATacactaaacacacatgcacgtatgcacacacaaaataatCAGACACAACAacactgaacacacacacacacagcccTTGATTCTCATTACATACATACCAGTCATTTGAGGACACCATGCCATGTTGTATGCTTCCTCCCCTGGACCAAGTATTAAAAGACCAGACTTTGAAataatgtttagtaaatatatAGTCACATACTGTACCTGCTGGGTCACCTAGGTGTAACACTGCTATGCCTAGGGTTTCTGCTAGTATGTGGCCTATGCAAAACAAACTTCATAATACAATGTAGAGTGTTTGTTTGTATACTTACGATTGTTGCTGTAAAAGTTTCTGCACAGATGCCAATGATGAACTACAAATATTGACAAATAAACCTAATTATTCTAAAGAAACAAAACTACCTTTGTAAAGGTGGCTGATGGATTGCACTAGGACTACTGCTGATCGCTGTCAGTGGATTTGTAAGAAACATAACACAAGTACGGTATATCCTAATTTAGCTTACATGGTGGAATGATTGCTTCTAGGTGTTGGTGTTGGCTGACTGTATTAATGTCAAATTGAACTAAAATACACGGCTACCCTAATTTAGCTTACATGGTGGAATGATTGCCTCTATTTCCATTAGAAGTTGGTGTTGGGTGActgtattattatcaaattgaaCCAAAATATACAGCTACCACAGCATGTTCTGTTCTGTCTGGCTCTTGACGTAAAGTACTGCAAACAACAACTTTAATAATAAAAACTTCAATCTCATGATCACCTTTTCACTGCCCACTGAACTGCGTTCCTTGGAATGGGCAGTGAAGATGGAACGCCTTCTATCCTAGGCTTGGCGGAGAAGTGACCAGCACACACTTCCTTTTCTTTGATGCGGTTGTCTAAAACTTGCTTCAGTTCTTCTAACTCTGCCAAAATCATTGTATAATACAGCAATTTAACCACACATACATTACCATTGGATTGCCATTCAAGATGGTGAAGCTTCATTGATCCACTCTCTTCGTCACTGCTCTCCTCTGTCATGTACAGTGGATCAATTTGCTCCCATAAATTTCGCTCTTCATCTGACCTGATAACCTTTTCTCTTCTCCTGTACAGTTGTATATAAGCAATTAACATAAACAAACAGATTTATCATATTTAGCTGGTGAAACAAAATTCTAAAACATTAGCCAAATGTTTGCACAAGTCTTGACTATCTAATAAAATACAGGCCATTGTAATAATATATTAGATATGAGATTTTATTGAAATCACAAATTCTCTTTGGCTTTAACAAACTAAGCACTAAACAGCAGAACCATTGCTTGTTTATCGTATTGAAAATCTTTTGTTATCGACCGTGACATTGTGTTGAAAGCTCACTAACATTATCTCGTAGATTGCAGTGAGCATCTAaaggaacaagttgatgttgtgctacttctaaaaaccacaTGCCATGCAGCCACTCTACTTAGATTTGTCACTACACTCAGTTTGAGCAAAGAAGAAAGTTATCTTGAGCTAAAGCTTAGCTGCAGTTTAATATACAGTTTATTTAGCCAGAAAGTTGTTTTGGCGCACAGGTGCAGGTGTGGAAAGACAAGCATACACACACTTTTCGTAAAACAATTTCAGCGAACCAGGCACAATGCGGGCGCGTGACTGGTTTAAAAACTAGTTGTAAGAATGTGATGGTTTAATCTAAAGTTTACATTTAAACTTTGAAATTCACTTCTACACTGGATTCCTCAACTGTTAGTTATCTAATCAAAGATAAAATCAAAGAACAAAGCTAAGACCATTCTAATAGAGTTATTAGTGATAAGATTTAGAGTCTCCAACACCAAAGACTGTTTTGTTTTTAAGGATACTCTTCTCAAAATACTCTTATGAACATTCTGTCATCATAATTGCTCGGTAGAGTCGGCACTACAAAAATACTATACAGGAATGAATTTTGATTTACAAATCATATACACAACACCGTGCGAGGTAGTCAGGTACAGCGTGTATAATGTTTACCCCTGTCCTGGTATCCTCTTTTTTGCCTTCTTCTTATTCTCAGCAACCTTTGCCACTCTATGAGGTAGGGAGTCATTGTATGTTCTTCTCCTGGACTCATAATAGCGGTGTACTGCAGCTAGGAAATAGTTATCAATACAGCCAAATTCTACTATACCATGAGTATTTATTTACACAATAGATAGTATGcaccacatacacaaacacgcacgcacacaaacatgcacacactacacaaagatttatgtatttataacataatttgactacatgtcaagatgggtgcatctcaacaGTATGCTGCCCAAGATAGGTGCATCTAGCAGCATAAGTCAATACTGTGAATATTCAagcacacacaatgcacacacacaaacagcacacacacaaacaacacacacactcgGTGTGACTCAaacccatacacacacagacCACACACAAAGGTATTTACGTAACATAATTTGACTACATGTCAAGATGGGTTCATCTCAACAATATGCtgcccaagatgggtgcatctagcaGCATAAGTCAATACTATGAATATTCAAAAACACACACTCCGCGTGACTCACACCCACACTCCGCGtgactcactcacacacacacacacacacacacacacacacataaacaaacatgtaaacagttagtaaaatgtggtgaccgatttgtcaagatgggtgcatctcaacaatatgttgcccaagatgggtgcatctagcaacataggtcaaaaggatgtgaacacacacacacacacacacacacacacacacacacacacacacacacacacacacacacacacacacacacacacacacacacacacacacacacacacacacacacacacacacatacacacacacacacacacaaacatgtaaacagttagtaaaatgtggtgaccgatttgtcaagatgggtgTATCTCAACAACATGTtgcccaagatgggtgcatctagcaacataggtcaaaaggatatgaacacacacacacacacacacaaacacacaaacatgtaaacagttagtaaaatgtggtgaccaatttgtcaagatgggtgcatctcaacaatatgtcGCCCAAGATGGAAGCATCTAGCAACATAGGTCAAAAAGGagctgaacacacacacacacacacaaacaaacatgtaaacagttagtaaaatgtgacaaccgatttgtcaagatgggtgcatctcaacaatatgtcgcacaagatgggtgcatctagcaacataggtcaaaaaggatatgaacacacacacacacacacacacacacacacacacacacacacacacaaccacgtAAACGGTTAGTAAAATGTGGTGACcgatttgtcaagatgggtgcatctcaacaatatgttgcccaagataggtgcatctagcaacataggTCAAAAAGGATATGAACGAACGAACGaacgaacacacacacacacacacacacacacacacacacacacacacacacacacacacacacacacacacacacacacacacacacacaaacatgtaaacagttagtaaaatgtggtgaccgatttgtcaagatgggtgcatcttaacaatatgttgcccaagatgggtgcatctagcaacataggtcaaaaaagatatgaacacacacacacacacacacacgcacacacacacacacacaaacatgtaaacagttagtaaaatgtggtgaccgatttgtcaagatgggtgcatctcaacaatatgtctcccaagatgggtgcatctagcaacataggtcaaaaggatatgaacacacacatacacacacacacacacacacacaaacatgtaaacagttagtaaaatgtggtgaccgatttgtcaagatgggtgcatctcaacaatatgttgcccaagatgggtgcatctagcaacataggtcaaaaaggatatgaacacacacacacgcacacacacacacacacacaaacatgtaaacagttagtaaaatgtggtgactgatttgtcaagatgggtgcatctcaacaatatgtcgcccaagatgggtgcatctagcaacataggtcaaaaggatatgaacacacacacacacacacacacacacacacacacacacacacacacacacacacacacacacacacacacacacacacacacacacacacacacacacacacacacacacacacacacacacacacacacacacacacacacacacacacacacatgtaaacagttagtaaaatgtggtgactgatttgtcaagatgggtgcatctcaacaatatgtcGCCCAAGATAggtgcatctagcaacataggcaaatatatgcacacacattGCATACCAATGCAAACAACTATTTGAACATGCAAGAAGATACTTCCTTTTTATCCATTAGACTAGTGTTTTATCAGCCATTACTTACAGCAGGTAGCCTAAAAGATAATATAGCACTATTTAACAATTGTACTGCATAAAATGGGTAACGAAAATAGTGTCAATAACTGTACTTTACTTTAACCAAGGGCGTTAAATAGAAAATAAACTAACCTTTAGACCTTTCGCCGTCTGCTAGTGAGTTATACGCAGAGAAGACCATTCCTTACATCTGCTGCAACGGATTAAGTCTTTCCTTGCCTCCTAAAACTAATATAGTGAGCCACACATGTTGACTTTGTAGATTGGCACCACCAGCTGCGGTATCACGCGATTCATCAATTAATGGGTGTGTCCAGTAAAACTGAGGAACGTGTTTTTCCAGTGCCTGTTCACTGCGGTAGAACGAACTAGAACTGCTGCAGTATCACAGGTAATCAGTGTTCCTGATGTTGTTTCACAGTTTAGGTGGAGAAGACTGTGTATGCGTTTCGCTCAGTTCAACGCCGTTTTTGCGATAGCTTTTTGCTGtgtggggacctggtggcctggtaccaactggggaagcagcccacccagctgtaacatcaatgggtacctggtgtaaactggggaagcaaatgctcaactgtccatgtctcatatagcagtgaaggtccaggtggcccacaccttcaactgtgagacatggtacaacctcctgcgggttactagtcctgccccaggagggcatgcctgcactgactcatagcacctgagtagcacacaggtgccCCACGCTGGCCACTGGGCAGTGTGACCACTTAGCagtagctgaaggctttgcttttgcttttgtgtgtttgtgtgtgtgtgttttttatatacatgtgtaatgtgtgttCATTTGTATGTATGACAGacaagtatgtgtgtgtatgcacatgATTGTAGATGTACGAGTGTGTGTTGAACATGCTACCATGTTTCTGTAATCACATGTAATCACATAGTATATCAATCATGTGCATTTGGCCTTCCATATGGTGTATGTTTTGATTCAACACAAATGGTGGATGGCCAACAACCTTACAGATACATTTTTAATCATTGTAATAATTAGCTCTCATTGTGTATGAAAGTTTTATACTTCCATTTCTTGTATACCTTGTAACACTCCTGGGATTAGttaacacacatacagtagacACCTGGTTCTATTTGTGTAACAAGATTCACATCTTATAAGATGGTAGTCAACATTCCAAACATTGTGTTTGATAACTTGTTTATTGTTAAAGCTCTACAatgatatgtatatagctaattggAACTGACATGATCACATACATGGTTTATTGGTTTATTATTCATATAGTACATTTGAGCAAAATCTTCAAATACTTTAGCAACTGTAAATGGAGTGGATATGTGTAGATGcacatatcatgaaccacgatagtgggttcataatagtgatcgcctatgtttttttgcaaaaatcctaatagaacacacacctaaaaaccaccttgaaaagcatccttcaactcaaaacaaccctctggtggttctttgcaatgagtataggccCACTAGTAAGTaccaagtgaaaaggaaacagtatgtgtatttcagacaaaactgaaatatgcccatttgttcatattattattattcataatattattattactaagaccgtgtcacatacaaccaagtacatacaccaacgttgcaacctacccattgggcaagtgtaaacagtgccataggcagcactcagagcagtgtgtgtgtaccagtggaaatgatacatatgcatacgtacacaggcaagggagcatcagaaaaccacaatactaaacacaacctacacaaaaaccaagttaagttagctatattgaaagtaactatatattgtaggtgtgacatatctctgaagatgactcagcagtgaagtgaggctatgcagaacaagggatatggtgaaggcacaattagcaattgatcccaatcaagctaatatggcacaacagactctgtcgtaactagaggccactggtgatgtgccagtatatcagcggtgtggcattggcacagtgatcacagtctataatattatgcatacagccatgcacaacatacaggagatagttacacattgttgtatatgcagcactgcatcggcttcttttTTAGCTATTatagactcacagtagagtagtagttaagccgagtggaatTCCAGCCACTAgtaagccagatgaaggatgaagatgtatacattactcattaccttgttgttcctgtTTGTTTACGagtgtatcagctggtatcccaactggtcatcagttGGTtattcactgcatgacgcctggagcgcatatcctgcatacaaaatacacagttaaaacatttaaacatacttgtaatgttgttgtttacgtgtaaggtggcctctggctctgtTGTAGTCACTCTGCTgatgtttactaatcttctccttcgagcaatctgtaattaaacaacgGTGTGGTGctgggtgttatatagaatctaatcaaaaacagccaagctgtaaaaaaaggtgcggcctccaaaaaagccatggtgaaaaaagatgtgaaatccaaggtggcggccaagaaatggctgtgatggtaggttaatggttacattttaataacaacaattcaggtgaatttggtgccaagaccaagcagcacaaaattcacctgaattgtcgttattaaaatgtaaccattaacctaccatcacagccatttcttggccgccaccttggatttcacatcttttttcaccatagcctttttgggggccgcaccttttttacagcttggctgtttttgattagatatcacttctttttgtatttgtatactgcaaagccgacctatggctggctttgggggcttttttaacccatgtgttttttctttactacaggaagaagaaaagaacttaaagaagaattttagtactttgattttattagtaattatacaaattatatacatatatttattaaatgcccattattccccacaggatatttttt
This region includes:
- the LOC136237972 gene encoding uncharacterized protein isoform X2; this translates as MEIEAIIPPFSQHQHLEAIIPPLVLVQSISHLYKVHHWHLCRNFYSNNRHILAETLGIAVLHLGDPAGEEAYNMAWCPQMTVICLQDQMTTGRHYNVNCCCMSPAAGETQLLIGISQISSSQLLQGIDNDDNDSDY
- the LOC136237972 gene encoding uncharacterized protein isoform X1, yielding MEIEAIIPPFSQHQHLEAIIPPSVVLVQSISHLYKVHHWHLCRNFYSNNRHILAETLGIAVLHLGDPAGEEAYNMAWCPQMTVICLQDQMTTGRHYNVNCCCMSPAAGETQLLIGISQISSSQLLQGIDNDDNDSDY
- the LOC136237972 gene encoding uncharacterized protein isoform X3, which produces MEIEAIIPPFSQHQHLEAIIPPSVVLVQSISHLYKVHHWHLCRNFYSNNRHILAETLGIAVLHLGDPAVICLQDQMTTGRHYNVNCCCMSPAAGETQLLIGISQISSSQLLQGIDNDDNDSDY